The Candidatus Gracilibacteria bacterium genome has a window encoding:
- a CDS encoding ComEC/Rec2 family competence protein has translation MNISKYREKNLVHYRGLFLSFCSSYVLGDIVGVSSGKDWDFWIFLSIFLLLISMKKWRILAVTGIVAYMLGWGYGYSTYEQTLEKIIFLEKEIHLFDDKKSIIGTVDSKMFSAERSNTYRLIIDNIDNRSTQENPKGMRDLSIFIEIPSNLDIQEGERISFTGKIKENVEFPLVGYARYAFYQGGYGHIFLPVFSHIDEKKSGTIFTKMREYWTTQFRKNFPQDISGILIGMTIGADEYLEKGVKDSFTKSGISHILIVSGSNIAFLIMFVLFFLKYIHIQKWGRIILIGGIVLFYGSIVGWDVSVVRASIMGVLSYFIAEYGGKASSIATLAFAGLLLTIYSPLSPVYDAGFGLSFGATIGILIFHNPLKSLWEKTRFPQSIFPFVSVSIGASLGSLPILIYHFGTIPVGSIVINILIAAVLGWILFTSILFVPIVYISPLLAYYFGYIIYIPAKYIIFLSDIFQYSHTITIGENWRVIITLLLIGGYTVFFLEKDVLFREASRKLDSE, from the coding sequence TTGTTGGTGTATCGAGCGGAAAGGACTGGGATTTCTGGATTTTCCTCAGTATATTTCTCCTCTTGATTAGTATGAAGAAGTGGAGGATTCTGGCTGTAACAGGGATAGTTGCCTACATGCTCTGATGGTGATATGGATATTCTACCTATGAACAAACGTTAGAAAAAATCATATTCCTCGAAAAAGAAATTCATCTTTTCGATGATAAAAAGTCCATAATAGGAACCGTCGATTCCAAGATGTTTTCCGCAGAACGAAGCAATACATATCGTCTTATCATCGACAATATCGACAATAGATCGACACAAGAAAACCCAAAATGAATGCGGGATTTATCCATATTTATCGAAATTCCTTCTAATCTCGATATTCAAGAATGAGAACGGATTTCCTTCACGGGAAAAATCAAGGAAAATGTCGAGTTTCCACTTGTTGGATATGCACGTTATGCTTTCTATCAGTGATGATATGGTCACATATTTTTACCTGTTTTTAGTCACATTGATGAGAAGAAATCATGAACAATATTCACAAAAATGCGAGAATATTGGACAACACAATTCCGAAAAAATTTTCCCCAAGATATATCAGGAATTCTGATTGGGATGACGATTGGTGCAGATGAATATCTCGAAAAATGAGTCAAGGATTCTTTTACGAAAAGTGGAATTTCCCATATTCTCATCGTCAGCGGATCGAATATTGCCTTTCTCATCATGTTCGTACTCTTCTTCCTGAAATACATACACATCCAAAAATGGTGAAGAATTATACTGATTGGAGGAATCGTATTATTCTATGGAAGTATTGTCGGATGGGATGTCTCCGTCGTCCGAGCGAGTATCATGGGTGTTCTCTCCTATTTTATTGCTGAATACGGTGGGAAAGCTTCAAGTATAGCTACTCTCGCATTCGCAGGACTCCTACTGACCATATACTCACCTCTTTCCCCTGTCTATGATGCTGGTTTCGGACTTTCTTTCGGTGCAACCATCGGGATTCTCATATTCCATAATCCTCTGAAATCTCTCTGGGAAAAGACACGATTTCCGCAATCTATATTTCCATTTGTTTCCGTCTCTATATGAGCTTCTCTCGGAAGTCTCCCGATCCTCATCTATCACTTCTGAACGATTCCTGTTGGATCTATCGTTATCAATATTTTGATCGCTGCAGTTCTCGGATGGATTCTTTTTACATCGATTCTTTTTGTACCGATTGTGTATATATCACCTCTACTTGCCTACTATTTCTGATATATTATCTATATTCCAGCAAAATACATTATTTTTCTCAGTGATATTTTCCAATATTCTCACACAATCACTATTGGGGAGAATTGGAGAGTGATTATAACGCTTCTTCTTATTGGTGGTTATACTGTTTTCTTTCTGGAGAAAGATGTTCTCTTTCGAGAAGCATCTCGAAAACTAGATTCAGAATAA